One window from the genome of Jeotgalibaca sp. MA1X17-3 encodes:
- a CDS encoding GNAT family N-acetyltransferase produces the protein MTEIEIRQETPEDYSTVENIVQQSFLNEEFSDHCEHLLVRRLRESSSFVPELSLVAEFNQEIIGYILFTEITIGEQVCLALAPLAILPDYQNHKIGGSLIKEGHLLAKKLGYPVSVVMGHAEYYPRFGYIPASEFGIKSPFKVSSEDFLAVELLPNTIQHISGLVQYSSDFCKKSV, from the coding sequence ATGACAGAAATAGAAATAAGGCAAGAAACGCCTGAAGATTATTCAACAGTTGAAAATATTGTACAGCAGAGTTTCTTAAATGAAGAATTCAGTGATCATTGTGAACATCTTCTAGTTAGACGATTGCGTGAAAGTTCCTCATTCGTTCCAGAATTATCTTTAGTAGCTGAATTTAATCAGGAAATTATCGGATATATTTTATTTACTGAAATCACGATTGGGGAACAAGTCTGCTTAGCTCTTGCTCCACTAGCCATCTTACCTGACTATCAAAACCATAAAATAGGTGGTAGTTTAATTAAAGAAGGACATCTTCTTGCAAAAAAATTAGGTTATCCCGTTTCTGTAGTGATGGGTCACGCTGAGTATTATCCGCGTTTTGGTTATATTCCAGCTAGTGAATTTGGAATAAAATCACCTTTTAAAGTTTCATCAGAAGATTTTTTAGCAGTTGAATTGTTACCAAATACCATTCAACACATTTCTGGTCTCGTCCAGTATTCTTCAGATTTCTGTAAAAAATCGGTGTGA
- the trkA gene encoding Trk system potassium transporter TrkA, with amino-acid sequence MKIVIAGGGKVGSVLCTELSSETNDIILIEKNPKKLDDLISKNDISGIAGNGASYDIQVEAGVKTCDIFIAVTPQDEVNIMAAILAKKLGAKYTIARVRNPEYSYHLDFVRESLGINLMINPELEAARNMVSIIKFPTILSLQSFARNKVDLIEIEVAPNSGLENQSLSNFRTIYGDILVCAIKRGDDTIIPSGTNTLQRGDHIYVLGNKRVIRKFYKKVSPDKSNIQSVLIIGGGRITYYLIDLLKGHKMDIKVIERRLDVAENLSDVFPEVEVILGDGTDQEVLESEGIENYQAFLSLTGVDEENIITSMFASQKKVKKVITKVNRELLLKIFNTLGMESIITPKRVIANIILRFVRSLSASSVSDVEALYRIADNQAEAIQFKIKKNSKATDIPLEKLETKPNLLIGYIVRDQKLIFPGGQDVVKENDRVIVITKDKTISSIDDILK; translated from the coding sequence ATGAAAATTGTAATTGCTGGAGGAGGCAAGGTCGGTTCGGTCCTTTGTACGGAACTATCCTCTGAAACAAATGATATTATTTTAATTGAAAAGAACCCTAAAAAACTGGATGACCTGATTAGTAAAAATGATATTTCTGGTATTGCAGGAAACGGTGCAAGTTATGATATTCAGGTAGAAGCTGGCGTAAAGACTTGCGATATTTTTATTGCAGTTACTCCACAAGATGAAGTAAATATTATGGCAGCTATTCTAGCAAAAAAACTGGGAGCAAAATATACGATTGCTCGAGTTCGTAACCCTGAATATTCCTATCATCTGGACTTTGTGCGAGAAAGTCTAGGAATTAATTTAATGATTAATCCAGAACTGGAAGCAGCTAGAAATATGGTTAGCATTATTAAATTTCCCACTATATTAAGTTTACAGTCTTTTGCTCGTAATAAAGTAGATTTGATTGAAATAGAGGTAGCTCCGAATAGTGGTTTGGAAAATCAATCGCTGAGTAATTTTAGGACAATCTATGGCGACATTTTAGTTTGTGCGATTAAAAGAGGGGATGATACAATTATTCCTTCTGGTACGAACACTCTTCAAAGAGGCGATCATATTTATGTACTTGGAAATAAACGCGTTATTCGTAAGTTTTACAAAAAAGTAAGCCCAGATAAAAGTAATATCCAATCAGTATTGATTATCGGTGGTGGAAGAATTACCTACTATTTAATTGATCTGCTAAAGGGTCATAAAATGGATATCAAAGTCATCGAGCGAAGATTAGATGTGGCAGAAAACTTAAGTGATGTATTTCCTGAAGTTGAAGTTATTCTAGGGGACGGAACAGATCAGGAAGTACTAGAGAGCGAAGGAATAGAGAATTATCAAGCTTTTCTTTCATTAACAGGGGTCGATGAAGAGAATATCATCACATCTATGTTTGCTTCTCAAAAGAAAGTGAAAAAAGTCATTACAAAAGTAAATCGTGAATTATTATTGAAAATTTTTAATACACTAGGTATGGAGTCCATCATTACTCCAAAACGAGTGATTGCTAATATTATTTTACGTTTCGTACGATCCCTATCTGCTAGTTCTGTTTCAGATGTAGAGGCATTATATCGAATTGCAGATAATCAAGCAGAAGCCATTCAATTTAAAATAAAGAAAAATAGTAAAGCAACAGATATTCCCTTAGAGAAATTAGAAACCAAACCTAATTTGTTGATTGGATATATCGTAAGAGATCAAAAATTAATATTCCCAGGTGGTCAAGATGTGGTGAAAGAAAATGACCGAGTCATTGTTATTACGAAGGATAAAACCATCAGTAGTATTGATGACATCTTGAAGTAA
- a CDS encoding TrkH family potassium uptake protein: protein MNFSMVRYVLGRLLQVQAYLLGIPLIVSFIYREPIQYKTSFLIVIILLTVIALISNGKKPENKRMTAKDGFVIVALSWILFSFFGSLPFFISGDIPSLVDAFFETSSGFSTTGSSILTDVEALSHSMLFWRSFTHLIGGMGILVFALAVLPQMDSESVYIMKAEVPGPTFGKLVSKLSSTARILYIIYISMTVMVIILLLFGGMNLFDAVLHGFGVAGTGGFGVRNGSLASYDSAYIDYVIGIGMLVFGVNFNLYYMVLIGQAKDAFKSEEFRWYLGIIFAAISMICLNLFSTYDSVSVLFRDVFFTVSSVITTTGFSTADFGTWPLFSQMILLLLMFFGGSAGSTAGGLKISRIVLMGKIVGSEVKRIAQPNRVVSIRYDNKPLDKQIKHTVANYIVVYFILFTGLLLVIGLDTPDFLSAFSSVTATFNNIGPGLGAFGPTSSYVDLSDPSKILLSFTMLAGRLEIFPMIILFLPQTWKR from the coding sequence ATGAATTTTTCAATGGTAAGGTATGTATTGGGGCGTCTTCTCCAAGTACAAGCATATCTTTTAGGGATTCCTTTAATAGTTAGTTTTATTTATCGTGAGCCCATTCAATATAAAACTAGTTTTTTAATAGTTATCATTTTGTTAACCGTTATTGCTTTGATTTCTAATGGGAAGAAACCGGAGAATAAAAGAATGACCGCAAAAGATGGTTTTGTGATTGTTGCTTTATCTTGGATTCTTTTTTCCTTTTTTGGGTCTCTTCCATTTTTTATTAGTGGAGATATTCCCTCTTTAGTAGATGCATTTTTTGAAACGAGTAGTGGATTTAGTACAACTGGTTCGAGTATTTTAACAGATGTAGAAGCATTATCTCATTCCATGCTTTTCTGGCGAAGCTTCACTCACTTAATAGGCGGAATGGGGATTCTAGTATTTGCTTTAGCTGTCTTACCTCAAATGGACTCTGAATCTGTATATATTATGAAAGCTGAAGTTCCTGGACCTACTTTTGGTAAACTAGTTTCTAAACTATCTTCTACAGCTAGGATTTTGTATATTATTTATATATCGATGACTGTTATGGTAATTATCTTACTTTTATTTGGAGGAATGAACCTATTTGATGCTGTATTGCATGGGTTTGGGGTTGCAGGTACGGGAGGATTTGGTGTACGAAATGGAAGTTTAGCTTCGTATGATAGTGCCTATATTGATTACGTTATTGGAATTGGCATGTTAGTATTTGGAGTGAACTTCAACTTATATTACATGGTGTTGATTGGACAAGCAAAAGATGCTTTCAAAAGTGAAGAATTTAGATGGTACCTTGGAATTATTTTTGCTGCAATTAGCATGATTTGTCTGAATCTTTTTTCAACCTATGATTCCGTAAGTGTTTTATTCCGAGATGTATTCTTTACTGTTTCTTCTGTAATTACAACTACAGGATTTTCCACAGCAGATTTTGGAACGTGGCCTTTGTTTTCGCAAATGATTTTACTTTTATTAATGTTTTTTGGTGGAAGTGCAGGATCAACTGCAGGGGGACTGAAAATCTCTAGAATTGTTTTGATGGGGAAAATAGTAGGCTCAGAAGTAAAACGAATCGCTCAACCGAACCGTGTAGTATCGATTCGATATGATAATAAACCTTTAGATAAACAAATTAAACATACCGTTGCAAATTATATTGTAGTCTACTTTATTCTCTTTACGGGACTCTTGTTGGTGATAGGATTGGATACCCCAGACTTCTTATCCGCATTTAGTTCTGTAACAGCAACTTTTAACAATATTGGACCGGGGTTAGGTGCATTTGGTCCTACTTCTAGTTATGTAGATTTGAGTGACCCTTCTAAGATTTTACTCTCATTCACTATGCTAGCGGGAAGATTGGAGATTTTTCCAATGATTATCCTATTTTTACCTCAAACATGGAAAAGATGA
- a CDS encoding glucose 1-dehydrogenase — protein sequence MLEINRLLDKVAIITGSGAGIGKTIAKSFAKEGAKVVIVDFDEEALNTTVKEIQDTGREALGLKVNVTSEEDVKKMVSETLSHFGTIDILVNNAGVSDNMQAAGNVEDNVWNRVMDINVMGVMRCVRQVLPYFEKNQAGIILNMSSVAGVTGGRGGLTYTAAKHAVVGMTKNIGSQYGPLGIRCNAVAPGNIQTDFSSRMQNIDQFGMKQAIRATNLIPRAGQVEEIASICVFLASEDSSYINGQTIVADGGWSAY from the coding sequence GTGCTCGAAATTAATAGATTATTAGATAAAGTAGCAATTATTACAGGTAGTGGTGCAGGTATTGGAAAGACCATTGCAAAATCTTTTGCAAAAGAAGGAGCAAAAGTAGTTATTGTTGATTTCGATGAAGAAGCATTGAATACTACTGTAAAAGAAATTCAAGATACAGGGCGAGAAGCTCTAGGCTTAAAAGTAAATGTAACCAGTGAAGAAGATGTTAAAAAAATGGTTTCAGAAACCTTGAGCCATTTTGGAACAATAGATATTTTAGTTAATAATGCTGGTGTCAGCGATAATATGCAAGCGGCTGGAAATGTTGAAGATAATGTATGGAATCGTGTGATGGATATTAATGTAATGGGTGTTATGCGTTGTGTTCGTCAAGTACTTCCTTATTTTGAAAAGAATCAAGCCGGTATTATTTTGAATATGTCTTCTGTGGCCGGTGTGACAGGTGGGCGTGGTGGATTAACTTATACAGCTGCCAAGCATGCAGTTGTTGGGATGACGAAAAATATTGGGTCTCAATATGGTCCTCTAGGAATTCGTTGTAATGCGGTAGCTCCAGGAAATATTCAAACTGATTTTAGTTCTAGAATGCAAAATATTGATCAATTTGGTATGAAGCAAGCGATTCGTGCTACAAACTTAATTCCACGTGCAGGACAAGTCGAAGAAATTGCTTCTATTTGTGTGTTTCTTGCTTCAGAGGACTCTAGTTATATTAATGGTCAAACCATCGTTGCAGATGGCGGATGGAGTGCGTATTGA
- the manA gene encoding mannose-6-phosphate isomerase, class I, which yields MSEPLFMNPVLQPKIWGGTKLRDIYHYDIPSKHTGECWAISAHPDGVATIENGEYVDIGLDVLFQTHPELFGNPTVSVFPLLTKIIDATDDLSVQVHPDDVYAFEHEGEQGKTECWYVIDADEGAEIVYGHHAKSKEEFADLIEKGEWDTLLRSIKVKAGDFFFVPSGTIHAIGAGIMILETQQSSNTTYRLYDYDRIDDMGKQRELHIQQTLDVSTIPHVDPKNVGHTQEIDDNKITTYIQSDYFNVYLWDVHSTLDFDKVAPYVLVSVLEGDGKLTVDSREYPLTKGRHFILPATVESWSITGNLTCMASTPGPKNR from the coding sequence ATGAGTGAACCATTATTTATGAACCCAGTGTTACAACCAAAAATTTGGGGTGGTACTAAATTACGTGATATCTACCATTACGACATTCCATCTAAACATACTGGCGAATGTTGGGCAATTAGTGCGCATCCAGATGGCGTAGCAACAATTGAAAATGGTGAGTATGTAGATATAGGATTAGATGTATTATTCCAAACTCATCCAGAATTATTCGGAAATCCAACTGTATCTGTCTTTCCATTACTAACAAAAATTATTGATGCTACAGATGACCTCTCCGTTCAAGTACATCCTGACGATGTGTATGCTTTTGAACACGAGGGAGAACAAGGTAAAACAGAATGTTGGTATGTAATTGATGCTGACGAAGGAGCAGAAATTGTCTACGGACATCATGCAAAATCCAAAGAAGAATTCGCAGATTTAATTGAAAAAGGCGAATGGGATACCTTGCTGCGATCCATAAAAGTAAAAGCAGGAGATTTCTTCTTTGTTCCAAGTGGTACCATTCATGCAATTGGTGCTGGAATTATGATTTTGGAAACACAACAAAGTAGTAATACAACGTATCGTCTCTACGACTATGATCGTATTGATGACATGGGCAAACAAAGAGAGTTGCATATCCAGCAGACTTTAGATGTTTCTACCATTCCTCACGTAGATCCGAAAAACGTAGGTCATACACAAGAGATTGATGACAACAAAATCACTACCTATATCCAAAGTGATTATTTTAACGTTTATCTTTGGGATGTTCATTCCACTCTTGATTTCGATAAAGTAGCTCCTTATGTTTTGGTTAGTGTATTAGAAGGTGATGGTAAACTTACTGTTGATAGCCGTGAATATCCTTTAACTAAAGGAAGACACTTTATTCTTCCAGCAACTGTTGAAAGTTGGAGTATAACTGGAAACTTGACATGTATGGCATCCACACCAGGTCCGAAGAACCGTTAA
- a CDS encoding GatB/YqeY domain-containing protein gives MNIQEKVSKDFIQARKNRDTLKINVLRIIKSHFDTYKIDHQKEMTEEETINYLLKEQKQTNEAIEFAEKANREDLVKENREKLAIITSYLPKMMTKEEIQDYLILKDVPSLSMKDAMKLAIGELNGKAEKKMISQVVKELLGK, from the coding sequence ATGAATATACAAGAGAAAGTAAGTAAGGATTTTATCCAAGCTAGAAAAAATCGGGATACATTGAAAATAAATGTCTTGCGAATTATAAAATCTCACTTTGATACCTATAAAATAGATCATCAAAAAGAAATGACAGAAGAAGAGACGATCAATTATCTTTTAAAAGAACAAAAACAAACGAATGAAGCAATCGAATTTGCAGAAAAAGCAAATCGTGAAGATTTAGTAAAAGAAAATCGTGAGAAACTAGCAATCATCACTTCTTATCTACCCAAAATGATGACCAAAGAAGAAATTCAAGATTATTTAATATTGAAAGACGTTCCTTCTCTTTCAATGAAAGATGCGATGAAACTAGCCATAGGCGAACTAAATGGTAAAGCGGAGAAAAAAATGATCTCTCAAGTAGTGAAAGAGCTTCTAGGGAAATAA